The following proteins come from a genomic window of Desulfovibrio litoralis DSM 11393:
- the tilS gene encoding tRNA lysidine(34) synthetase TilS, translated as MDTHFDFSSLAQTLKELNPKKAKFCLGIERFLKKELLLSDELKDTQIILGVSGGVDSLALFFILFFLRPRLGYNLSLAHLNHGLRKEAETESLWIKQLAEHFNIPCFIKYTDINAEAKKLKIGTEEAGRKARYAFFIEIARQYSDKTVFITTAHHLDDLSEEVLLRLIRGTGWTALAGMSALKQFNHDYYLNSFSEPSNQTNDLQQKKYLLRPLLLTPKSELIDFMQSLNCPWHEDASNLSSVYKRNRVRNLIMPLILEENPNFREKVAQLWQLARIDEEYWNTQVINKITLNDNAVTLSYEFLLKQNKALRLRLYKNALESLNAGDVLFQTLFKLDNAIITKQTGKEFEFSHSKAARLIPQGVTFYLKNTK; from the coding sequence GTGGATACGCATTTTGATTTTTCTTCTTTGGCTCAAACCTTAAAAGAGCTAAATCCTAAAAAAGCAAAATTTTGTTTGGGAATTGAACGCTTTTTAAAAAAAGAGCTGTTACTTTCTGATGAACTCAAAGATACACAAATTATTTTAGGTGTTTCAGGCGGAGTTGATTCGCTTGCCCTGTTTTTTATTTTGTTTTTTTTACGTCCACGATTAGGTTATAATTTAAGTTTAGCACACTTAAACCATGGGCTTAGAAAAGAGGCAGAAACAGAAAGCCTTTGGATAAAACAATTAGCTGAACATTTTAATATTCCTTGCTTTATAAAATATACAGATATTAATGCAGAGGCAAAAAAACTCAAAATTGGAACAGAAGAAGCCGGACGCAAGGCTCGTTATGCTTTTTTTATAGAAATAGCCCGTCAATATTCAGATAAAACAGTTTTTATAACAACAGCACACCATTTAGACGACTTATCGGAAGAAGTTTTATTAAGACTCATTAGGGGAACAGGTTGGACGGCTTTGGCAGGCATGTCCGCTTTGAAACAATTTAACCATGACTATTATCTCAATAGTTTTTCAGAGCCAAGCAACCAAACAAATGACCTCCAACAAAAAAAGTATCTCTTACGCCCTCTTTTGTTAACGCCAAAATCTGAATTAATTGACTTTATGCAAAGCCTAAATTGTCCTTGGCATGAAGATGCATCAAACCTTTCTTCTGTCTATAAAAGAAATCGTGTGCGTAACTTAATAATGCCTTTGATTTTAGAAGAAAACCCAAATTTCAGAGAAAAAGTAGCACAACTTTGGCAGCTTGCACGCATTGATGAGGAATATTGGAATACTCAAGTGATCAATAAAATCACTTTAAATGATAACGCTGTTACTTTATCATATGAATTTTTATTAAAACAAAACAAAGCCTTACGGTTAAGGTTATATAAAAATGCGTTAGAAAGCTTAAATGCGGGAGATGTTTTGTTTCAAACTTTGTTTAAGCTTGATAATGCAATAATAACCAAGCAAACGGGCAAAGAATTTGAATTTTCACACTCTAAGGCGGCAAGACTGATCCCACAAGGTGTAACTTTTTATTTAAAAAATACAAAATAA
- the surE gene encoding 5'/3'-nucleotidase SurE — protein MHVVLTNDDGIQAFGLRSFYHALISSGYRVTVIAPVTEQSAVGHALTVYNPLRLKYFDEQSFKGFGIYGTPSDCMKLGLIELLKNDKPDIVVSGINSGANVGPDILYSGTVAAATEAAHLGFPAVAVSFDSYNFFDVKQHANYAVNVINNIDTENFPDRLVLNLNLPNIPANEIKGLAVCPQTTALWADVYKERHDPRGNSYWWMEGHMPKDQVEEHSDRAMLWAGYATLTPLKFDFTNREAMSLCEELKEKIKQ, from the coding sequence TTGCATGTTGTGCTAACTAATGATGATGGAATCCAAGCTTTTGGTTTAAGATCTTTCTATCATGCTTTGATTAGTTCCGGATATAGAGTAACGGTTATTGCTCCGGTAACAGAACAATCAGCTGTAGGACACGCTTTAACGGTTTATAATCCTTTGCGTTTAAAATATTTTGATGAACAATCTTTTAAGGGGTTTGGAATCTATGGAACTCCTTCTGATTGTATGAAGCTTGGATTAATAGAGCTTTTAAAAAATGATAAACCTGATATTGTTGTTTCAGGAATTAATTCGGGTGCAAACGTCGGCCCTGATATTTTATATTCGGGAACAGTCGCCGCAGCAACAGAAGCCGCACACTTAGGTTTTCCGGCTGTTGCAGTATCTTTTGATTCTTATAATTTTTTTGACGTAAAACAACACGCCAACTATGCTGTTAATGTTATTAACAACATAGATACGGAAAACTTTCCCGATCGTTTGGTCTTAAACCTTAACCTTCCCAATATTCCCGCTAATGAAATCAAAGGGTTGGCGGTTTGTCCTCAAACTACTGCTTTATGGGCAGATGTCTATAAAGAACGCCACGACCCAAGAGGTAATTCTTATTGGTGGATGGAAGGGCATATGCCTAAAGATCAAGTTGAAGAACATTCAGACAGGGCTATGCTTTGGGCAGGTTATGCAACTCTTACCCCATTAAAGTTTGATTTCACCAACCGTGAAGCTATGAGCCTTTGTGAAGAGTTAAAAGAAAAAATCAAACAATAA